In Salvelinus alpinus chromosome 30, SLU_Salpinus.1, whole genome shotgun sequence, a single genomic region encodes these proteins:
- the LOC139559546 gene encoding uncharacterized protein, with protein sequence MYYAPSSSPTPQLQSYTPAPVLRPSPTPQLQSYAPAPVLCPSSSPILQLQSYIPAQAQYAISSPVSKLQSYTPTPYPSSSPMPRLQSYTPTPAICPNSITHLHSYAPAPVLYPNSSPIPQLQCYAPAPVLRPSSSPTPQLQSYAPAPVLCPSSSLIPQLQYYAPSSSPTPQLQSYAPAPVLRPSSSPMPQLQSYAPAPVLYPSSSPLS encoded by the coding sequence ATGTACTACgcccccagctccagtcctacgccccagctccagtcctacaccccagctccagtcctacgCCCCAGCCCTacgccccagctccagtcctacgccccagctccagtcctatgccccagctccagtcctatactccagctccagtcctataTCCCAGCTCAAGCCCAATACGCCATCTCCAGTCCAGTATCCAAGCTCCAGTCCTATACACCAACCCcataccccagctccagtcctatgcCCAGGCTTCAGTCCTATACCCCAACTCCAGCCATATGCCCCAACTCTATAACCCACCTCCATTCCTACGCCCCTGCTCCAGTCCTATACCCTAactccagtcctataccccagctccagtgCTACGCCCCTGCTCCAGTCCTacgccccagctccagtcctacgccccagctccagtcctacgccccagctccagtcctatgcCCCAGCTCCAGTCTTATACCCCAGCTCCAGTACTACgcccccagctccagtcctacgccccagctccagtcctacgccccagctccagtcctacgccccagctccagtcctatgccccagctccagtcctatgccccagctccagtcctataccccagctccagtcctttGTCCTAG